In Dyella terrae, one DNA window encodes the following:
- the ndk gene encoding nucleoside-diphosphate kinase produces the protein MALERTLSIIKPDAVAKNVIGEIYARFEKAGLKVVAAKMKQLSRKEAEGFYAVHRERPFFNALVEFMISGPVMIQALEGDNAILKNRELMGATNPKEAAPGTIRADFADSIDANAVHGSDAAETAAVEIAYFFATTEVTSR, from the coding sequence ATGGCGCTGGAGCGCACCCTTTCCATCATCAAGCCCGACGCAGTTGCAAAGAACGTGATCGGCGAAATCTATGCTCGCTTCGAAAAGGCCGGCCTGAAGGTCGTAGCCGCCAAGATGAAGCAGCTGTCGCGCAAGGAAGCCGAAGGCTTCTATGCCGTGCATCGCGAGCGTCCGTTCTTCAACGCCCTGGTCGAGTTCATGATCTCCGGTCCGGTGATGATCCAGGCGCTGGAAGGCGACAACGCCATCCTCAAGAACCGTGAGCTGATGGGCGCCACCAATCCGAAGGAAGCCGCGCCGGGCACGATCCGCGCCGACTTCGCCGACTCCATCGATGCGAACGCCGTGCACGGTTCCGACGCTGCCGAAACGGCTGCTGTCGAAATTGCGTACTTCTTCGCAACGACGGAAGTGACTTCCAGGTAA
- the rlmN gene encoding 23S rRNA (adenine(2503)-C(2))-methyltransferase RlmN, whose product MTEQAVSTTEKVNLLDFDRQGLRDFFAQLGEKPYRAEQVMKWIYHRLEDNFENMTDVGKTLRAKLEASCYVGAPKTMFDKGAADGTHKWLLGMDGGNAVEAVYIPEPTRGTLCVSSQVGCALNCQFCSTATQGFNRNLATSEIIGQMWVAAKHLGNVTHQNRRITNVVMMGMGEPLLNFDNVVAAMSLMRDDLGFGLASKRVTLSTAGLVPMIDKLSESIDVSLAVSLHAANDELRTELVPLNKKYPIAELVAACQRWLARKPRTSITFEYTLMKGINDQPEHARQLIKLMRRLPNCKVNLIPFNPFPGTRFERSDADTIRAFQTQLLNANVLTMLRRTRGDDIDAACGQLKGQVLDRTRRQAEFRKRLDESASHAA is encoded by the coding sequence ATGACTGAACAGGCCGTATCCACTACCGAGAAGGTGAACCTGCTCGATTTCGATCGCCAGGGCTTGCGTGATTTCTTCGCGCAGCTGGGCGAGAAGCCTTATCGTGCCGAGCAGGTGATGAAGTGGATCTACCACCGCCTGGAAGACAACTTCGAAAACATGACCGACGTGGGCAAGACGCTTCGAGCCAAGCTCGAAGCATCCTGCTATGTGGGCGCGCCCAAGACCATGTTCGACAAGGGCGCCGCTGACGGCACCCACAAGTGGTTGCTGGGCATGGACGGCGGCAATGCCGTCGAAGCGGTTTACATTCCGGAGCCCACGCGCGGCACGCTGTGCGTGTCCTCGCAGGTCGGCTGCGCGCTGAACTGCCAGTTCTGTTCCACCGCCACGCAGGGCTTCAACCGCAACCTCGCCACGTCCGAAATCATCGGGCAGATGTGGGTGGCGGCCAAGCACCTGGGCAACGTCACGCACCAGAACCGTCGCATCACCAACGTGGTGATGATGGGCATGGGCGAGCCGCTGCTGAACTTCGACAACGTGGTGGCTGCGATGAGCCTGATGCGCGATGACCTGGGCTTTGGCCTGGCGTCGAAGCGCGTGACGCTGTCGACGGCCGGCCTGGTGCCGATGATCGACAAGCTGTCCGAGTCCATCGACGTCTCGCTGGCCGTGTCGTTGCATGCCGCCAACGATGAGCTGCGTACCGAACTGGTGCCACTCAACAAGAAATACCCGATCGCCGAGCTCGTAGCGGCCTGCCAGCGTTGGCTGGCGCGCAAGCCGCGGACGTCGATCACGTTCGAATACACCCTTATGAAGGGCATCAACGACCAGCCCGAGCACGCACGCCAGTTGATCAAGCTGATGCGTCGCCTGCCCAACTGCAAGGTCAACCTGATTCCTTTCAATCCTTTCCCCGGCACGCGCTTTGAGCGCTCCGACGCCGACACCATTCGCGCCTTCCAGACTCAGTTGCTCAATGCCAACGTCCTGACGATGCTGCGCCGTACGCGTGGTGACGACATCGATGCGGCTTGTGGCCAGTTGAAGGGGCAGGTGCTCGATCGCACGCGTCGCCAGGCGGAGTTCCGTAAACGTCTGGACGAGAGTGCGAGTCATGCGGCTTGA
- the pilW gene encoding type IV pilus biogenesis/stability protein PilW translates to MRLERVFLVTSLIVLAGCTTTGGNQSTHNDMPAPKVSKSEQAQEGARIHTELGQTYMENGDLQGALTKLNKALQFDPNYVPAHTVIAVLDERINNLPEAEKHYRRAVALDPSKGATNNNLGAFLCKTGRGAEAIPYFQKAVTDPFYQTPALAWTNAGTCHMGMGDRTAAEDDFRKAIAIDPQNPEALYQIANLLYQQNDAFRARAFIQRFDSLGQPTPAGLKLGQDIETRLGNKDAALSYRRRLQSQFPDSEQARAFESSASQ, encoded by the coding sequence ATGCGGCTTGAGCGGGTCTTCCTTGTCACCAGTCTGATCGTTCTGGCCGGATGCACCACGACCGGTGGCAACCAGTCGACGCATAACGACATGCCGGCGCCCAAAGTCAGCAAGTCCGAACAGGCGCAGGAAGGCGCACGCATCCATACCGAGCTGGGCCAGACGTACATGGAGAATGGCGATCTCCAGGGGGCGTTGACCAAGCTCAACAAGGCGCTGCAGTTCGATCCGAACTACGTGCCGGCACATACCGTGATCGCCGTCCTGGACGAGCGCATCAATAATCTCCCTGAAGCCGAGAAGCACTACCGCAGGGCGGTGGCGCTCGATCCTTCCAAGGGGGCGACGAACAACAACCTGGGTGCGTTCCTGTGCAAGACCGGGCGCGGCGCCGAGGCGATTCCGTACTTCCAGAAGGCGGTCACCGATCCGTTCTACCAGACCCCGGCGCTGGCGTGGACGAATGCGGGCACCTGCCATATGGGCATGGGTGATCGTACGGCGGCGGAGGATGACTTCCGCAAGGCGATCGCGATCGATCCGCAGAACCCGGAAGCGCTGTACCAGATCGCCAATCTGCTGTATCAACAGAACGATGCATTTCGCGCGCGTGCCTTCATCCAGCGTTTTGACTCGCTGGGCCAGCCCACGCCTGCAGGCCTGAAACTGGGCCAGGATATTGAAACCCGTCTGGGCAACAAGGATGCTGCCCTTAGCTACCGCAGGCGCTTGCAGAGCCAGTTTCCGGACTCTGAACAGGCTCGCGCCTTCGAATCTTCCGCCAGCCAATGA